The following are from one region of the Pseudodesulfovibrio piezophilus C1TLV30 genome:
- the buk gene encoding butyrate kinase produces MRILVINPGSTSTKIALYENRTAIMTREFQHEKAELAQFPRVLDQKDFRMMIIKKALKDEDIKSATIDAVAGRGGLLRPMEGGVYEVSDTMLHDLREALYGEHPCNLGAILADELGHAWQVPAYIVDPVVTDELAEEARYTGHPAIRRRSTFHALNQRGAARTIASRLGIEYHQANFIVCHMGGGISIGAHRQGKVVEVINALDGEGPFSPERSGSLPLIPVLDMVESGKASFAEMRQTILREGGVFAHLGTNDLREVVTRMDRGEPQARSVFQALAYGIAKYIASLGPALADRDGNMALCAVILTGGLAKSAPLIQEISRLVRYLGPVEIITGDEEMSSLAAGALRVLTGKEIAKRYEDGA; encoded by the coding sequence ATGAGGATTCTTGTTATTAATCCAGGTTCCACCTCCACCAAAATTGCCTTGTATGAAAACCGTACAGCAATCATGACACGTGAATTTCAGCACGAAAAAGCGGAACTCGCGCAGTTTCCACGAGTCCTTGATCAAAAGGACTTCCGCATGATGATCATCAAAAAGGCGCTCAAAGACGAAGATATAAAATCGGCGACCATTGACGCTGTGGCTGGACGAGGTGGTCTGCTGCGCCCCATGGAAGGTGGTGTTTACGAAGTGTCAGACACTATGTTGCACGACTTGCGAGAAGCGCTCTATGGGGAGCATCCGTGCAACCTTGGGGCAATCCTGGCCGATGAACTGGGGCACGCATGGCAGGTTCCGGCCTACATAGTTGACCCTGTCGTCACAGACGAACTGGCAGAGGAGGCCCGCTACACCGGACACCCTGCCATACGGAGACGAAGCACTTTTCACGCCCTCAACCAACGAGGAGCCGCACGGACAATAGCATCCCGACTGGGGATTGAATATCACCAGGCCAATTTCATCGTCTGTCACATGGGCGGCGGTATCTCCATCGGTGCCCATCGTCAGGGCAAAGTGGTGGAGGTCATCAATGCCCTGGATGGCGAAGGCCCGTTCTCCCCCGAGCGAAGTGGCTCCCTGCCTTTGATCCCGGTCCTCGATATGGTCGAAAGCGGAAAAGCCTCTTTTGCCGAAATGCGACAGACGATTCTCCGAGAAGGTGGCGTCTTCGCTCATTTGGGAACGAATGACCTCCGAGAAGTCGTCACACGAATGGACCGGGGAGAGCCCCAGGCACGGTCGGTCTTTCAAGCACTGGCTTATGGAATAGCCAAGTATATAGCTTCTCTCGGCCCAGCTTTGGCGGACAGGGACGGAAACATGGCCCTCTGCGCCGTGATCCTGACGGGAGGTTTGGCCAAAAGCGCCCCTCTGATACAGGAAATCAGTCGACTGGTCCGGTACCTTGGCCCTGTGGAGATAATTACCGGCGATGAGGAAATGTCCTCACTGGCTGCCGGGGCACTGCGCGTCTTGACAGGAAAAGAAATTGCAAAAAGATACGAGGATGGCGCATAG
- a CDS encoding bifunctional enoyl-CoA hydratase/phosphate acetyltransferase, producing the protein MPLHDTITSLDGLVRAALDQTLNTPLPKVAIARSAEDHVLKAGLDAYERGVAEPILVGDREETYSMAEKRGLDISPFRFIDMPDDQMAVNEAVRLFRTGEAQFIMKGLVSTASLLKGILNKKTGVPNPGCILSHVSLFQSPLDGRLMIMTDPAVNIAPSLQRKADILKNALNVARKLGIVRPKVAILAATEKINYPAMPATLDGDILTKMARQGEFGDAEVLGPLSLDLAVSKSVASSKRFDSPVAGRADILLTPDIEAGNILYKALTTLSGCTMAAVVVGSQVPVVVPSRGDTDATKFHSIALASLLAQRNES; encoded by the coding sequence ATGCCTCTCCATGATACCATCACAAGCCTTGACGGGCTGGTCCGTGCCGCGCTGGATCAGACCCTGAACACCCCCCTCCCCAAGGTCGCCATTGCCCGATCGGCTGAAGACCATGTCCTCAAGGCCGGACTGGATGCTTACGAACGGGGCGTGGCCGAACCCATCCTAGTGGGGGACAGGGAAGAAACCTATTCAATGGCGGAGAAACGTGGTTTGGACATTTCTCCTTTCCGGTTCATAGACATGCCTGACGATCAGATGGCCGTGAACGAAGCTGTCCGCCTCTTTCGAACAGGTGAAGCCCAGTTCATCATGAAAGGCCTGGTGTCCACGGCATCGCTCCTCAAGGGAATTCTGAACAAGAAAACCGGGGTTCCCAATCCTGGCTGCATTCTCAGTCATGTTTCACTTTTCCAATCCCCATTGGACGGGCGTCTCATGATCATGACCGACCCGGCTGTCAACATTGCCCCCAGCCTGCAACGCAAGGCAGACATTCTCAAGAACGCACTGAATGTAGCCCGCAAACTCGGCATCGTACGGCCCAAAGTTGCAATTCTCGCAGCAACGGAAAAAATCAATTACCCAGCCATGCCCGCCACTTTGGACGGAGACATCCTAACCAAAATGGCCCGACAGGGAGAGTTCGGGGATGCCGAAGTGCTTGGACCGCTTTCATTGGACCTCGCCGTATCCAAATCCGTTGCCAGCAGTAAACGCTTCGACAGCCCGGTTGCAGGCCGGGCAGACATTCTGCTCACACCGGATATCGAAGCCGGAAACATTCTCTACAAGGCACTGACGACCCTTTCCGGCTGCACCATGGCCGCTGTGGTTGTCGGCAGCCAGGTTCCGGTGGTGGTCCCGTCCAGAGGCGACACTGACGCGACCAAGTTTCATTCCATAGCACTTGCCAGCCTGCTCGCACAAAGGAATGAATCATGA
- the ilvN gene encoding acetolactate synthase small subunit, translating into MKRTLSALAKNKPGVLADIATEFSKSEANILSLAAGETEQAEISRIVIRLEGNDAAIDDAEQTLKNLDAIIQIDDLSRKDFVDRELVMIKIAMSPGNTGQLMQIFEVFRANVVGMGQETITVELSGDQERIEGLIQMLVPYGIKSLCRSGMIALKRGDE; encoded by the coding sequence TTGAAACGCACTTTATCCGCTCTCGCGAAAAACAAACCAGGCGTTCTGGCGGACATTGCCACGGAATTCAGCAAATCCGAAGCGAATATCCTTTCCCTGGCAGCCGGAGAAACCGAACAGGCCGAAATCTCACGCATTGTGATCCGGCTGGAAGGCAACGACGCAGCCATAGATGATGCAGAACAAACCCTGAAGAATCTGGATGCCATCATTCAGATAGATGACCTCTCCCGCAAGGATTTTGTAGATCGGGAACTGGTGATGATCAAGATAGCAATGAGTCCCGGAAACACAGGGCAACTGATGCAGATTTTTGAAGTCTTTCGGGCCAATGTCGTGGGTATGGGGCAGGAAACGATCACGGTTGAGCTTTCCGGGGACCAGGAGCGCATAGAAGGATTGATCCAGATGCTGGTCCCTTACGGTATCAAATCTCTCTGCCGTTCCGGCATGATCGCTCTCAAGCGGGGAGATGAATAA
- a CDS encoding SLC13 family permease, with amino-acid sequence MIHYFREKRWFFVTLLIQALMLFGPIPEGVSPDGWRVLIMTVGATMLFMTEPIPLPAVALLIILGQIFLLGLDSTLVAKSLMKDSVLFIMGSLMLAVALVKQKLDKRLALLIVSVTGASTYRIAFGLSVFSGLLASFIGEHTVAAMMLPVAMSLLQLATDDENQRRALAVLFLFSISYACAMAGIGTPSGGARNAIMIDYLRGFFFAPDDPATYEYKVSYLDWMLYAYPVFLVQLPLMHWILRSTFKVELSSLDQAVEKLKEQVGKEGALAGRHYVAITLFLITLIGWVGFSSQVGMGTIALLGAVLFLVTGLVRWQDINSGVNWGVVLLYAAAISLGVQMRVTGAAAWVAGLFMDGLSPLGLDRGLGLMAAVMILTTFITNTMSNGAAVAVLGPVVLSIAVGSETNPLAVGMVTAISSAFAYFTVIGTPASTIVYSSGYLRPSDFMKVGWRIGLMSFIVLLLASKIYWPLIGL; translated from the coding sequence GTGATACATTATTTTCGTGAAAAACGCTGGTTCTTCGTGACCTTGCTCATTCAAGCCTTGATGCTGTTCGGTCCCATTCCCGAAGGCGTCTCCCCGGATGGATGGCGGGTGCTGATCATGACCGTGGGCGCGACCATGCTCTTCATGACCGAGCCTATTCCGCTTCCGGCAGTGGCGTTGCTCATTATTCTGGGGCAGATATTTCTTTTGGGGCTGGACTCGACTTTGGTGGCGAAGTCCTTGATGAAAGATTCGGTTCTGTTCATCATGGGGTCGTTGATGCTCGCCGTGGCTCTGGTCAAACAGAAATTGGACAAGCGGTTGGCCCTGCTTATAGTGAGTGTGACGGGGGCGAGTACGTATCGTATCGCATTTGGTCTTTCTGTCTTTTCCGGGTTGCTGGCCTCTTTTATCGGGGAGCATACCGTGGCGGCGATGATGCTGCCGGTAGCCATGTCACTGCTCCAGTTGGCGACTGATGATGAAAATCAGCGTCGCGCCCTGGCAGTGCTTTTTCTTTTTTCTATTTCATATGCCTGCGCCATGGCCGGAATAGGGACGCCTTCCGGCGGAGCGCGGAATGCGATCATGATCGACTACCTGAGGGGATTCTTTTTTGCCCCGGATGATCCGGCAACCTATGAGTACAAGGTCAGTTATCTTGACTGGATGCTCTATGCTTATCCGGTCTTTCTCGTGCAATTGCCGTTGATGCATTGGATATTGCGTTCCACTTTCAAGGTGGAGTTGTCCAGCCTGGACCAGGCCGTGGAAAAGCTCAAGGAGCAGGTGGGGAAAGAAGGCGCTTTGGCCGGGCGGCATTATGTGGCCATTACCCTCTTTCTGATCACATTGATCGGCTGGGTGGGCTTCTCGTCCCAAGTGGGCATGGGGACCATTGCCCTTCTTGGTGCGGTGCTTTTTCTTGTGACCGGATTAGTCCGTTGGCAGGATATCAATTCCGGGGTGAACTGGGGTGTTGTTTTGCTTTATGCGGCCGCCATTTCTCTCGGTGTTCAGATGCGTGTCACTGGCGCTGCGGCCTGGGTAGCCGGGCTGTTCATGGATGGCTTATCTCCCCTCGGGCTTGACCGGGGTCTTGGATTGATGGCGGCCGTCATGATTCTGACAACCTTTATCACCAATACCATGAGCAATGGCGCTGCCGTGGCTGTTCTCGGTCCGGTTGTCCTGTCCATTGCTGTGGGGTCCGAAACCAATCCTCTTGCCGTGGGTATGGTGACAGCTATCTCCAGTGCATTCGCCTATTTTACTGTAATCGGGACTCCTGCTTCCACCATCGTATATTCATCGGGATACCTCCGACCGTCCGACTTTATGAAAGTGGGGTGGCGGATTGGGCTGATGTCCTTTATCGTGCTGTTGTTGGCATCGAAAATCTATTGGCCCCTGATTGGGCTGTAA
- a CDS encoding universal stress protein has translation MTQDDHKLHILICIGGGPEAFTGLKFVHRLGKERCIDIKLLYVRPMDSGFKSGGMEVKVARENVLDWGIELPSMTHLNKARDILVELGEIDMDAGDEWRYRELTGDPAGEFVLEYQAASGGKISLALRMADDVTSVVVDEADRMDADFIIVGGSAKPVEGLRRYLTPKDLAMKISSHSDHSVLIARKLEPGLGYIVCVQDTDVCWKMLPKAIRYSITCDCPISLLAVAEDEEGKASAQKAVEKAAEMYRQAGMEPHELLVEIGDPADIITEIGYDFSLIIMAESEKPWFAKVFSVAHEVAAKARNSVLIIK, from the coding sequence ATGACGCAGGACGACCATAAACTTCATATCCTTATCTGCATAGGAGGCGGTCCTGAAGCCTTTACCGGGCTGAAATTCGTGCATCGTCTTGGCAAAGAAAGATGCATCGACATCAAGCTGCTCTACGTCCGGCCCATGGATAGCGGGTTCAAATCCGGTGGCATGGAGGTGAAGGTGGCTCGGGAAAATGTCCTCGACTGGGGGATCGAGCTTCCGAGTATGACCCACTTGAATAAAGCGCGCGATATTCTGGTGGAGCTGGGTGAAATAGATATGGATGCTGGGGATGAGTGGCGTTATCGTGAACTTACTGGAGACCCTGCTGGTGAATTTGTTCTTGAATATCAAGCTGCAAGTGGCGGGAAAATTTCTCTTGCTCTACGAATGGCAGATGATGTGACTTCAGTTGTGGTGGATGAGGCCGATCGTATGGATGCGGATTTCATCATTGTCGGCGGGTCTGCCAAGCCTGTGGAGGGGCTGCGTCGCTATCTCACTCCCAAGGATCTGGCCATGAAGATTTCATCTCATTCTGATCATTCGGTGCTTATTGCCCGGAAGCTTGAACCTGGGCTTGGGTATATCGTGTGCGTACAGGATACGGACGTATGCTGGAAAATGCTTCCCAAGGCCATTCGCTACAGTATTACCTGTGATTGTCCCATCTCCCTGCTAGCCGTTGCTGAGGATGAAGAAGGAAAGGCCTCGGCGCAGAAGGCAGTGGAAAAAGCCGCCGAGATGTATCGACAGGCCGGGATGGAACCTCATGAATTGTTAGTTGAAATCGGTGATCCAGCTGACATCATTACGGAGATCGGGTACGATTTTTCACTCATTATCATGGCTGAGTCTGAAAAGCCCTGGTTCGCCAAGGTCTT